The region GAGTCGTCGCTCGGCCGACGCCCTCGGCGCCGCCCTCGGTCGAGAGACCCTGGACGCAGCCCATGAGGGCGACGGCGGCGCCGAAGCTCGCGCTCTTCACCAGGCCGAACCAGACGTCCTTGAAGTGGTAGAAGAGGCGCAGGCCCTTGAGGAAATCGGGCGTGCTGAGCTGGAGCAGGTTGATCGACGTGAGCCATCCCGCGCCGACGCCGACGGCAATCGCAAAGCTCGTCACCACCGGAAACATCAGCGTGGCCGCGAGCACGCGGGGGACCACGAGGTAGGCACTCCGGTCGTAGGAGAGCGACTCCAGCGCGTCGACCTGTTCGGTGACCCGCATGGTGCCCAGCTCGGCCGCGATGTTGGCGCCCACCCGGCCCGCGAGCGCCATCCCGGTGAGCACCGGGCCCAGCTCCATCATGATCGTCTTGCCGACGAGCGAGCCCACGAAGTAGAGGGGCACGGCGCCGGTGAAGATGTAGGAGGAGAGGAGTGCCAGGACGATGCCGGTGAAGACGGCGATGAACACGGCGATCGGCACCGAATCGACGCCGAGTCGACGCATCTGGCCAAGCAGAAGCGGCCGCCAGGTGGGGACGTCGGCCACGGCGCGAGCCGCCTCGGTGCTCCAGCGGCCCACGTCCGCCACGATCCCGCCCCTGGCACGACGGGAAGCGACGAGGGGCACGGCAGGAAGGTACGGCGGAAACTGTTCGCTCGGAAGGCGTGCGCGGACTATGGCGTCGGGAGTCGCGACATCCTCATGCGGCAAAGCTCGCGAGCGCCCGCCCCACGTCGCCCTGCCGGAGCCGCTTGAGCGCCCGGTCGCGGAGCTGTCGCACCCGCTCACGCGTGACACCGAGCATCCCGCCGATCTCCTCCAGCGTGTGCTCCCGCCCGCCGTCCAGCCCGAAGTAGAGCCGGAGCACCTTGGCATCGCGCGGCGGCAGGGTTCGGAGCGCCTGCTCGATCTCATCGGAGAGGAATCGGTCCATGGCCTGCTCTTCGGCGTCGGACTGGTCGTCCACGATGAACCGCTCGATCATCGAGCGGTCGCCTTCCGGATCGAGCGGCGCGTCGAGCCGCACGTCGCTCGTGTTGAGCGCCGCGAGTGACTGCACCACGTCGAGCGAGAGCCCCACCGCGTGGGAGATCTCTTCCGGCGTAGGCTCCCGCCGAAGCTCCTGCCGGAGCGCCTCGGCCGTGCGCACGATCTTCGAGAGGTCGGCCGTGCGGTTGAGCGGTACGCGCACGGTGCGCCCGTGCCGCGCGAGTGCTGCGAGGATGGCCTGCCGGATCCACCAGACCGCGTAGGAGATGAACTTGACGCCCTGGTCGGGGTCGAACTTGCGGGCGGCGGTGAGCAACCCGACATTGCCCTCGCCGATGAGATCGGTGAGCGGGAGCCCGCGGTTCTGATATTTCTTGGCGACCGAGATGACGAACCGCAGGTTGCGCTTCACCAGCTCCTGCATCGCCTCCTGGTCGCCGGCGCGCACCCGTCGCGCGATGGCGATCTCCTGCGGCGGTGTGAGTAGCGGCGTCTTGCTCACCTCGAAGAGATACTGATCGAGGATGTCGCGGTCGGCGTCGTACACGCCGAGGCTCTTGGCGGTCTCCCGCTTTCGAGGGCGGCGCGGCTTGGGCGGCGTCTGCGCCAGGATTTCGGCCGTGGTGAGATCGTCGCTCAGGCGCTCGGACGGCGGGACCGGCGCGGCGCGGGCGCGCTCGGGGTTCCGTCTCTCGGGCTCGGGCTTCTTCTTCGGCATCCGTGATCGCTGCTCGACTCGTTGCTGCTCGATTCGCTGCTGCTCGACTCGGTCCTGCGTGTCGTCTCGAACGTTCCTGCTTGACGCATCTTCGGGCACGGGCTAGGTTCCCGTGCTGCTGCCGCCAGGATCAGTACGTGGACGGAAGAACCCACGGAAGGTGCACTGAATGGCGCGGCAATGTAATGGGGGCGTAGCTCAGTTGGGAGAGCGCGTGAATGGCATTCACGAGGTCAGGGGTTCGATCCCCCTCGCCTCCATGAGAGGCCGGGGAGCCCGCTCTTAGCCCCGCCTCGCGGCGCCGGTTTCCGAGCG is a window of Gemmatimonadales bacterium DNA encoding:
- a CDS encoding ABC transporter permease; this encodes MPLVASRRARGGIVADVGRWSTEAARAVADVPTWRPLLLGQMRRLGVDSVPIAVFIAVFTGIVLALLSSYIFTGAVPLYFVGSLVGKTIMMELGPVLTGMALAGRVGANIAAELGTMRVTEQVDALESLSYDRSAYLVVPRVLAATLMFPVVTSFAIAVGVGAGWLTSINLLQLSTPDFLKGLRLFYHFKDVWFGLVKSASFGAAVALMGCVQGLSTEGGAEGVGRATTRAVVHGCQAILVLDAFWALVLL
- a CDS encoding RNA polymerase sigma factor RpoD/SigA; protein product: MPKKKPEPERRNPERARAAPVPPSERLSDDLTTAEILAQTPPKPRRPRKRETAKSLGVYDADRDILDQYLFEVSKTPLLTPPQEIAIARRVRAGDQEAMQELVKRNLRFVISVAKKYQNRGLPLTDLIGEGNVGLLTAARKFDPDQGVKFISYAVWWIRQAILAALARHGRTVRVPLNRTADLSKIVRTAEALRQELRREPTPEEISHAVGLSLDVVQSLAALNTSDVRLDAPLDPEGDRSMIERFIVDDQSDAEEQAMDRFLSDEIEQALRTLPPRDAKVLRLYFGLDGGREHTLEEIGGMLGVTRERVRQLRDRALKRLRQGDVGRALASFAA